One Lutzomyia longipalpis isolate SR_M1_2022 chromosome 4, ASM2433408v1 DNA segment encodes these proteins:
- the LOC129796104 gene encoding protein 5NUC, protein MLFFLNFFVLVFSTELALLTAAAEDGSYEIIILHINDMHARFDQTNAGSNKCQEKDKIASKCYGGFARVSTMVKKFREENGSSVLFLNAGDTYTGTPWFTLYKETIATEMMNILRPDAASLGNHEFDKGVEGLVPFLNGVTFPILTANLDTSQEPTMTNAKNLKRSMIFTVSGHRVGVIGYLTPDTKFLSDVGKVNFIPEVEAINAEAQRLKKEENAEIIIIVGHSGLIKDREIAEKCPLVDIIVGGHSHTFLYTGSQPDREVPVDVYPVVVTQSSGKKVPIVQAYCFTKYLGYFKVTINGKGNVVGWTGQPILLNNSIPQDQEVLTALEKYRERVENYGNRVIGVSRVILNGGHTECRFHECNMGNLITDAFVHGNVISTPMSTNAWTDASVVLYQSGGIRAPIDPRTAAGSITRLELDNVLPFGNALYVVEVPGNVLRKALEHSVHRYSNTSGWGEFPQVSGLKIRFNVNEEIGKRVKSVKVLCSNCSQPEYQPLRNKKTYNVIMDSFMKDGGDGYSMFKPLKIIKTLPLGDIETVEAYIEKMSPIFPAVEGRITVLGGLQKSDEDWH, encoded by the exons ATGTTGTTTTTCCTTAACTTTTTTGTGCTGGTGTTCAGCACAGAACTGGCGTTGttaacagcagcagcagaagaCGGCAGCTATGAGATCATAATTCTTCACATCAATGATATGCACGCGCGTTTTGATCAAACCAATGCTGGAAGCAATAAATGCCAAGAAAAAGACAAGATTGCTTCCAAATGCTACGGAGGATTTGCAAGAGTTTCAACAAT GGTGAAAAAATTCCGAGAAGAAAATGGCAGCAGTGTCTTGTTCTTGAATGCTGGTGACACGTATACAGGTACCCCATGGTTTACCCTCTACAAGGAGACCATTGCAACGGAGATGATGAACATCCTTCGTCCAGATGCAGCCTCACTGGGAAATCATGAATTCGACAAAGGAGTAGAAGGACTCGTGCCATTCCTCAATGGTGTCACCTTCCCTATTTTAACAGCGAATTTGGACACTTCTCAAGAGCCAACAATGACCAATGCTAAAAATCTCAAACGCTCAATGATTTTTACGGTTTCCGGGCACAGAGTTGGTGTAATTGGCTACCTAACGCCTGATACAAAATTCCTCTCGGACGTTggtaaagttaattttattccGGAAGTTGAAGCCATCAATGCGGAAGCACAGCGTCTGAAGAAAGAGGAAAATGCCGAAATAATCATCATTGTTGGACATTCAGGGTTGATAAAAGATCGAGAAATTGCGGAGAAATGCCCACTGGTTGACATAATTGTTGGAGGACATTCACACACGTTCCTCTACACAGGAAGTCAGCCTGATCGTGAGGTTCCTGTAGACGTTTATCCTGTTGTTGTGACCCAATCCAGTGGAAAGAAAGTTCCAATTGTTCAAGCCTATTGCTTTACAAAGTATTTGGGGTACTTTAAAGTGACG atcAACGGAAAAGGAAATGTTGTGGGATGGACTGGGCAACCAATTCTCCTGAATAACAGCATTCCCCAAGATCAGGAAGTTCTCACTGCTCTTGAAAAGTACAGAGAACGTGTGGAAAATTACGGGAATCGCGTAATTGGAGTTTCCCGCGTAATTCTCAATGGGGGACATACTGAATGTCGTTTCCATGAATGCAATATGGGTAATCTCATCACGGATGCTTTTGTGCATGGCAATGTAATTAGTACACCAATGAGTACGAATGCCTGGACAGATGCAAGTGTTGTTCTGTATCAAAGTGGTGGCATTCGTGCTCCAATTGATCCTCGTACCGCGGCTGGGAGCATCACACGCCTCGAGCTGGACAATGTTCTACCATTTGGGAATGCACTGTACGTCGTAGAAGTTCCTGGGAATGTCCTACGCAAAGCCTTGGAACATTCAGTCCATCGATACTCCAACACTTCGGGATGGGGAGAATTTCCACAAGTTTCGGGGCTAAAGATTCGTTTTAACGTCAATGAAGAAATTGGAAAACGCGTAAAGTCCGTTAAAGTTCTCTGTAGCAATTGCTCTCAACCTGAATACCAACcactgagaaataaaaaaacttacaacGTTATCATGGACAGTTTTATGAAGGATGGAGGTGATGGATATAGCATGTTCAAG cCCTTGAAGATCATCAAGACCCTCCCACTGGGAGATATTGAAACAGTAGAAGCttatattgagaaaatgagCCCCATTTTCCCAGCAGTCGAGGGAAGGATCACTGTTCTTGGGGGACTTCAAAAATCAGATGAGGATTGGCATTAG